Proteins found in one Panicum hallii strain FIL2 chromosome 4, PHallii_v3.1, whole genome shotgun sequence genomic segment:
- the LOC112888844 gene encoding receptor-like cytosolic serine/threonine-protein kinase RBK1 isoform X1 produces MAPTEEAGEDERLLKDLPGSSDKEAHAISAGEDQENIKSNPDETAKEDCDNGGSVIEATVSSEDLNDRHGGDSNSQCAESNGACKPMPEMSSKSVNGECAGEVPEMGSKSSNDDNSGSIDEMPRIGTKSSSDDNSDCADRSSPRAVLDMSVSGSVDSDDSASVEQSAESNHNTQWRNLISGLILRRKKSMGRAVTFPQRSKSRGLRGYLERMRSGRNQMDCSAIAPEILPEIGKWRPSWRSFDYEELCAATDRFSPEKLIGKGGHAEVYKGQLADGQFVAVKRLTKGGNKEDRVSDFLSELGIIAHVNHPNAAQLLGFSVEGGLHLVLQFSPHGSLASVLHGTKETLKWKVRFNIALGIAEGLLYLHEGCHRRIIHRDIKASNILLTEDYQPQISDFGLAKWLPDKLTHHIVYPIEGTFGYMAPEYFMHGIINEKTDVFAYGVLLLELVTGRKAVDSSRQSLVIWAKPLLDANNIKELVDPSLGNEYDPEEMVYTLAVASLCIHHSSTTRPSMKSVVCFLKGDRKSLELVRRPKIVKPLMFDSCDSEDYTRSSYLNDLNRHKQLALEQ; encoded by the exons ATGGCTCCCACGGAAG AGGCAGGGGAGGACGAGCGGCTGCTCAAGGATCTTCCTGGTTCTTCAGATAAGGAAG CCCATGCTATCTCTGCAGGAGAGGATCAAGAGAACATTAAGAGCAACCCTGATGAAACGGCCAAGGAGGATTGTGATAACGGTGGGTCCGTAATCGAAGCCACCGTATCGAGTGAAGATCTCAATGATAGGCATGGCGGTGACAGCAACAGCCAGTGTGCTGAATCTAATGGTGCTTGTAAACCAATGCCAGAAATGAGCTCCAAGAGCGTCAACGGTGAGTGCGCCGGTGAAGTGCCTGAAATGGGATCCAAGAGCAGCAATGATGACAACAGTGGGAGCATCGATGAAATGCCCAGAATTGGCACAAAGAGTAGTAGCGATGACAACAGCGATTGTGCTGACCGGAGCTCTCCACGTGCCGTGCTAGATATGTCAGTATCTGGCAGTGTGGACTCCGATGACAGTGCCTCAGTTGAGCAGTCAGCAGAATCAAACCACAACACGCAGTGGAGGAACCTGATAAGCGGGCTAATACTTCGGAGAAAGAAGTCCATGGGTAGAGCAGTGACGTTCCCTCAGAGATCCAAGAGCAGAGGGCTTAGAGGGTATCTGGAGAGAATGCGGAGTGGTAGGAACCAAATGGACTGCAGTGCCATTGCTCCTGAGATCCTTCCTGAGATTGGGAAGTGGAGACCATCATGGCGAAGCTTTGACTATGAAGAGCTTTGTGCTGCAACTGACAGATTTAGTCCAG AAAAATTGATTGGCAAGGGAGGGCATGCTGAGGTATACAAAGGACAGCTTGCTGATGGACAATTTGTGGCAGTGAAGAGATTAACAAAAGGCGGTAACAAAGAGGACAGAGTTAGCGACTTCTTGTCCGAGCTTGGAATAATAGCCCATGTTAACCACCCAAACGCAGCACAGCTCCTGGGGTTCAGTGTGGAAGGGGGCTTGCACTTGGTTCTTCAGTTCTCACCTCACGGAAGCCTGGCTTCTGTTCTGCATG GTACAAAGGAAACCCTGAAGTGGAAAGTCAGGTTCAACATTGCACTTGGAATTGCTGAAGGGTTGCTTTACCTACATGAAGGATGCCATCGCCGCATAATTCACAGAGACATCAAGGCTTCTAATATCCTTTTAACTGAAGACTACCAACCTCAG ATATCAGATTTTGGGCTTGCAAAATGGCTTCCTGACAAATTGACCCATCATATTGTATATCCCATTGAAGGCACATTTGG GTATATGGCCCCAGAATACTTTATGCATGGGATCATAAATGAGAAGACAGATGTGTTTGCATATGGAGTTTTACTTCTTGAGTTAGTTACAGGGCGGAAAGCAGTGGACTCCTCCAGACAGAGCCTAGTGATATGG GCAAAACCGCTGCTTGATGCCAACAACATCAAAGAGCTGGTGGATCCTTCCCTCGGCAACGAATATGACCCCGAAGAGATGGTGTACACCCTAGCAGTGGCATCTTTGTGCATTCACCACAGCTCAACCACACGGCCGAGTATGAAATCG GTGGTCTGTTTCTTGAAGGGAGACCGGAAGTCACTTGAGCTAGTGAGAAGGCCTAAAATCGTAAAGCCCCTGATGTTTGACTCATGTGATTCAGAAGATTACACGCGCTCAAGCTACCTCAACGATCTTAACCGGCACAAGCAGCTTGCCTTGGAGCAGTGA
- the LOC112888844 gene encoding receptor-like cytosolic serine/threonine-protein kinase RBK1 isoform X2, whose protein sequence is MAPTEEAGEDERLLKDLPGSSDKEGEDQENIKSNPDETAKEDCDNGGSVIEATVSSEDLNDRHGGDSNSQCAESNGACKPMPEMSSKSVNGECAGEVPEMGSKSSNDDNSGSIDEMPRIGTKSSSDDNSDCADRSSPRAVLDMSVSGSVDSDDSASVEQSAESNHNTQWRNLISGLILRRKKSMGRAVTFPQRSKSRGLRGYLERMRSGRNQMDCSAIAPEILPEIGKWRPSWRSFDYEELCAATDRFSPEKLIGKGGHAEVYKGQLADGQFVAVKRLTKGGNKEDRVSDFLSELGIIAHVNHPNAAQLLGFSVEGGLHLVLQFSPHGSLASVLHGTKETLKWKVRFNIALGIAEGLLYLHEGCHRRIIHRDIKASNILLTEDYQPQISDFGLAKWLPDKLTHHIVYPIEGTFGYMAPEYFMHGIINEKTDVFAYGVLLLELVTGRKAVDSSRQSLVIWAKPLLDANNIKELVDPSLGNEYDPEEMVYTLAVASLCIHHSSTTRPSMKSVVCFLKGDRKSLELVRRPKIVKPLMFDSCDSEDYTRSSYLNDLNRHKQLALEQ, encoded by the exons ATGGCTCCCACGGAAG AGGCAGGGGAGGACGAGCGGCTGCTCAAGGATCTTCCTGGTTCTTCAGATAAGGAAG GAGAGGATCAAGAGAACATTAAGAGCAACCCTGATGAAACGGCCAAGGAGGATTGTGATAACGGTGGGTCCGTAATCGAAGCCACCGTATCGAGTGAAGATCTCAATGATAGGCATGGCGGTGACAGCAACAGCCAGTGTGCTGAATCTAATGGTGCTTGTAAACCAATGCCAGAAATGAGCTCCAAGAGCGTCAACGGTGAGTGCGCCGGTGAAGTGCCTGAAATGGGATCCAAGAGCAGCAATGATGACAACAGTGGGAGCATCGATGAAATGCCCAGAATTGGCACAAAGAGTAGTAGCGATGACAACAGCGATTGTGCTGACCGGAGCTCTCCACGTGCCGTGCTAGATATGTCAGTATCTGGCAGTGTGGACTCCGATGACAGTGCCTCAGTTGAGCAGTCAGCAGAATCAAACCACAACACGCAGTGGAGGAACCTGATAAGCGGGCTAATACTTCGGAGAAAGAAGTCCATGGGTAGAGCAGTGACGTTCCCTCAGAGATCCAAGAGCAGAGGGCTTAGAGGGTATCTGGAGAGAATGCGGAGTGGTAGGAACCAAATGGACTGCAGTGCCATTGCTCCTGAGATCCTTCCTGAGATTGGGAAGTGGAGACCATCATGGCGAAGCTTTGACTATGAAGAGCTTTGTGCTGCAACTGACAGATTTAGTCCAG AAAAATTGATTGGCAAGGGAGGGCATGCTGAGGTATACAAAGGACAGCTTGCTGATGGACAATTTGTGGCAGTGAAGAGATTAACAAAAGGCGGTAACAAAGAGGACAGAGTTAGCGACTTCTTGTCCGAGCTTGGAATAATAGCCCATGTTAACCACCCAAACGCAGCACAGCTCCTGGGGTTCAGTGTGGAAGGGGGCTTGCACTTGGTTCTTCAGTTCTCACCTCACGGAAGCCTGGCTTCTGTTCTGCATG GTACAAAGGAAACCCTGAAGTGGAAAGTCAGGTTCAACATTGCACTTGGAATTGCTGAAGGGTTGCTTTACCTACATGAAGGATGCCATCGCCGCATAATTCACAGAGACATCAAGGCTTCTAATATCCTTTTAACTGAAGACTACCAACCTCAG ATATCAGATTTTGGGCTTGCAAAATGGCTTCCTGACAAATTGACCCATCATATTGTATATCCCATTGAAGGCACATTTGG GTATATGGCCCCAGAATACTTTATGCATGGGATCATAAATGAGAAGACAGATGTGTTTGCATATGGAGTTTTACTTCTTGAGTTAGTTACAGGGCGGAAAGCAGTGGACTCCTCCAGACAGAGCCTAGTGATATGG GCAAAACCGCTGCTTGATGCCAACAACATCAAAGAGCTGGTGGATCCTTCCCTCGGCAACGAATATGACCCCGAAGAGATGGTGTACACCCTAGCAGTGGCATCTTTGTGCATTCACCACAGCTCAACCACACGGCCGAGTATGAAATCG GTGGTCTGTTTCTTGAAGGGAGACCGGAAGTCACTTGAGCTAGTGAGAAGGCCTAAAATCGTAAAGCCCCTGATGTTTGACTCATGTGATTCAGAAGATTACACGCGCTCAAGCTACCTCAACGATCTTAACCGGCACAAGCAGCTTGCCTTGGAGCAGTGA
- the LOC112888845 gene encoding fructose-1,6-bisphosphatase, chloroplastic, whose amino-acid sequence MPPPFNTSHPTMPLSSLSSLLILRHHPPRSLPPTSNRPRPHLRLLLAPFTRCRAFACQPLAAATDDMAAAAAATSPPTLLEHMGQAGAAADLTVLVAHIQSACKRIAAVVASPGNAELSRAKAGGGAVAAGRDAPKPLDELSNDIILSSAKSSGKVAVLASEENDQPIWISDDGPYVVVTDPLDGSRNIEVSIPTGTIFGIYNRLVELDHLPLEERAQLNSLQSGTRLVAAGYVLYSSATILCISFGAGTHAFTLDWSTGEFILTHPSLQIPPRGQIYSVNDARYFDWPEGLRKYIDTIRQGKGQHPKKYSARYVCSLVADFHRTLIYGGVAMNPRDHLRLVYEANPLSFLAEQAGGRGSDGKNRILSIQPVKLHQRLPLFLGSMEDMLELESYGDVQQKVNPGYEV is encoded by the exons ATGCCTCCGCCGTTCAACACGAGCCATCCAACTATGCCGTTATCgtctctctcctccctcctcaTCCTCCGCCACCACCCGCCGCGCTCGCTCCCGCCAACTTCAAACCGCCCGCGGCCAcacctccgcctcctcctcgctcCGTTCACACGCTGCCGCGCCTTCGCATGCCAGCCGCTCGCCGCGGCCACGGACGACATGGCTGCTGCGGCCGCGGCGACGTCGCCCCCCACGCTGCTGGAGCACATGGGCCAGGCCGGCGCGGCCGCTGACCTCACCGTCCTCGTGGCCCACATCCAGAGCGCGTGCAAGCGCATCGCGGCCGTCGTGGCGTCCCCCGGCAACGCCGAGCTGTCGCGGGCCAAGGCGGGGGGCGGGGCTGTGGCGGCCGGGCGTGACGCGCCTAAGCCGCTCGACGAATTGTCG AATGATATCATCTTGTCATCGGCCAAAAGTTCTGGAAAGGTTGCTGTGCTTGCGTCCGAAGAAAACGATCAGCCCATTTGGATATCCGATGACGGTCCATATGTTGTTGTTACCGATCCGCTTGATGGTTCTCGTAACATTGAGGTCTCCATACCTACGGGAACAATATTTGGGATATATAATAGGCTGGTGGAGCTCGACCATCTGCCTTTGGAGGAGAGAGCTCAGCTCAATTCGCTGCAAAGTGGAACTCGCCTTGTCGCTGCTGGGTATGTCCTTTACTCATCTGCCACCATCTTGTGTATCAGCTTCGGTGCAGGTACTCATGCCTTCACATTGGATTGGTCAACTGGAGAATTCATTCTTACACATCCGTCCCTCCAAATACCGCCTAGAG GACAGATATATTCCGTGAATGATGCACGGTATTTTGATTGGCCTGAGGGCCTAAGGAAGTACATTGACACAATCAGACAAGGCAAAGGACAGCACCCGAAGAAGTACTCGGCACGCTACGTTTGCTCACTGGTTGCTGATTTCCACCGTACGCTCATATATGGTGGAGTAGCTATGAACCCAAGGGATCATCTGCGATTGGTTTATGAGGCGAATCCTCTCAGTTTCCTTGCTGAGCAGGCTGGTGGTAGAGGGTCAGATGGCAAGAACAGAATCCTCTCAATTCAGCCTGTTAAGCTGCACCAGAGGTTGCCATTGTTCTTGGGGAGCATGGAGGACATGCTTGAGTTGGAAAGCTATGGAGATGTCCAACAGAAGGTTAATCCTGGATATGAAGTTTAA